One genomic region from Hoeflea algicola encodes:
- a CDS encoding phage major capsid protein: MNIHLQMPRAPETKSLDADVAQAFEEFLSTFEDYRQSNDQRLAEIERRGGDILAEEKLARIDTALDEQKRTLDRLLVKRARPDLGRGDGREPSAVRQAFEAYVRRGDEAGLRQSERKAMQTGSDPDGGYLVPDELDSEIGRRLSELSPIRSIATVRQVSGAVLKKPFALDGMATGWVGETDARPQTATPQLAELQFPTMELYAMPAATASLIDDSALDIEEWVAAEVEAAFAEQEGAAFVSGDGANKPRGFLDYPSVDDDSWSWGKLGHIATGSAGAFGTDPSDRLVELIYALKAGHRQNGRFVMNRKTQAQIRKFKDADGNYLWMPPAGAGQSASLMGFSVVEAEDMPDIAADSVSIAFGDFRRGYLVVDRTGVRVLRDPYSAKPYVLFYTTKRVGGGVQNFEAIKLLKFTA, translated from the coding sequence ATGAACATTCATTTGCAAATGCCCCGCGCTCCCGAAACCAAGAGCCTCGACGCCGATGTCGCCCAGGCGTTCGAGGAATTTCTCTCCACCTTCGAGGACTATCGGCAATCCAACGACCAGCGGCTGGCCGAGATCGAGCGCCGTGGCGGCGATATTCTGGCGGAGGAAAAGCTCGCCCGGATTGATACCGCGCTTGATGAGCAGAAACGCACCCTCGACCGCTTGCTGGTCAAGCGCGCCCGTCCCGATCTCGGCCGAGGTGATGGCCGGGAACCAAGCGCCGTGCGTCAGGCCTTCGAGGCCTATGTCCGGCGCGGCGACGAGGCCGGGCTGCGCCAGAGCGAGCGCAAGGCAATGCAGACCGGCAGCGATCCCGATGGCGGCTATCTCGTGCCTGATGAACTCGACAGCGAGATCGGCAGGCGGCTGTCGGAACTCTCGCCGATCCGCTCGATTGCCACGGTGCGGCAGGTCTCGGGCGCGGTGCTGAAGAAACCCTTCGCGCTTGACGGCATGGCCACCGGATGGGTCGGCGAAACCGACGCCCGGCCGCAGACGGCAACGCCGCAACTGGCGGAGTTGCAGTTTCCGACCATGGAGCTTTATGCCATGCCTGCGGCGACCGCATCGCTGATCGACGACAGCGCGCTCGACATCGAGGAGTGGGTGGCTGCCGAAGTGGAAGCTGCCTTTGCCGAGCAGGAAGGGGCGGCCTTTGTCTCGGGCGACGGTGCCAACAAGCCGCGCGGTTTTCTCGACTATCCCAGTGTTGACGATGACAGCTGGAGCTGGGGCAAGCTCGGCCATATCGCCACGGGTAGCGCCGGCGCTTTTGGCACCGATCCTTCCGACCGGTTGGTCGAACTGATCTATGCGCTGAAAGCAGGGCACCGGCAGAACGGCCGTTTCGTCATGAACCGCAAGACGCAGGCCCAGATCCGCAAGTTCAAGGATGCCGACGGCAACTACCTGTGGATGCCACCGGCGGGCGCCGGCCAGTCGGCCTCGCTGATGGGCTTTTCCGTGGTCGAGGCAGAAGACATGCCCGACATCGCCGCCGACTCGGTGTCGATTGCGTTTGGAGATTTCCGTCGCGGTTACCTGGTGGTCGACCGGACCGGGGTGCGGGTGCTGCGGGATCCCTATTCGGCCAAGCCGTATGTGCTGTTTTACACCACCAAGCGAGTCGGCGGCGGAGTGCAGAATTTCGAGGCGATCAAGCTTTTGAAATTTACTGCCTGA
- a CDS encoding phage tail tape measure protein, which produces MDEPSVNVDVELDLNGADRALDELRQKADSFGGALSSALKQATVDGRSLDEVLRGLGNRMVGIALDAGMKPLEQVVSSSIAGLSSNLGRLLPFAKGGVPGRMTAFADGGVVGGPSYFSMPGGDTGLMGEAGAEAILPLQRGPDGRLGVASGSAAPVQVTFNVTTPDAASFAKSEAQITAMLARAVGRGRRGL; this is translated from the coding sequence ATGGATGAACCAAGCGTGAATGTGGATGTTGAACTGGACCTCAATGGCGCCGACCGGGCGCTCGATGAACTCAGGCAGAAGGCTGACAGTTTCGGCGGTGCGCTGTCCTCGGCGCTCAAGCAGGCGACCGTTGACGGCCGCAGTCTTGACGAGGTGCTGCGGGGGTTGGGCAACCGGATGGTCGGCATTGCGCTGGATGCAGGCATGAAGCCGCTCGAGCAGGTGGTGAGCAGCTCGATCGCCGGTCTGAGCAGCAATCTCGGCCGGTTGCTGCCGTTTGCCAAGGGTGGCGTGCCGGGGCGGATGACCGCCTTTGCCGATGGAGGTGTGGTTGGCGGCCCGTCCTATTTTTCCATGCCTGGTGGCGATACCGGGCTGATGGGGGAGGCCGGCGCCGAAGCGATCCTGCCGTTGCAGCGGGGGCCTGACGGCAGGCTTGGCGTGGCGTCGGGCAGCGCCGCGCCGGTGCAGGTCACCTTCAATGTGACCACGCCGGATGCGGCAAGCTTTGCCAAATCAGAAGCCCAGATCACCGCCATGCTGGCGCGCGCCGTTGGTCGCGGCCGGCGCGGGTTGTAA
- a CDS encoding HK97 family phage prohead protease, protein MKADWSVSGRQHKRVDLALEDVSGDGRFSGYASLFGAVDLGRDVIEPGAFAASLKRRGPGDVRMLYQHDPEQPIGRWLSIREDARGLHVEGRLALGVARAREVHELMKSGALDGLSIGFQTLRARNEAKAGVRRILSADLWEISVVTFPMQPGARVTAVKAAGMQPPTRRELERRLTRDAGLTRRQARGLIARGYDALSDRQDAGPEHLKQLEIRLRTLSRTLRPAGSKPEPNF, encoded by the coding sequence ATGAAAGCGGACTGGAGCGTATCCGGACGGCAGCACAAGCGTGTCGATCTGGCCCTGGAGGATGTCAGCGGCGATGGCCGCTTTTCGGGCTATGCCAGCCTGTTCGGCGCGGTCGACCTTGGCCGCGACGTGATCGAACCGGGGGCTTTTGCCGCCTCGCTCAAACGCCGCGGGCCAGGCGATGTGCGCATGCTCTACCAGCACGACCCGGAGCAGCCGATCGGCCGCTGGCTGTCGATCCGCGAGGATGCGCGCGGGCTGCATGTCGAGGGCAGGCTGGCGCTCGGCGTGGCGCGTGCCCGCGAGGTCCATGAGCTTATGAAATCCGGCGCGCTCGACGGGCTGTCGATAGGTTTCCAGACGCTGCGCGCCCGCAACGAGGCCAAGGCTGGCGTACGCCGGATCTTGAGCGCCGATCTCTGGGAGATTTCAGTGGTGACATTTCCGATGCAGCCGGGCGCGCGGGTGACCGCGGTCAAGGCGGCCGGAATGCAGCCACCCACACGGCGCGAACTCGAACGCCGGCTCACGCGGGATGCGGGGCTGACGAGACGCCAGGCGCGCGGGCTGATTGCCCGCGGCTACGACGCACTTTCGGACAGGCAGGACGCTGGCCCGGAACATCTCAAACAGCTGGAGATACGGCTGCGCACCCTGTCCCGGACGTTGCGGCCAGCCGGCTCCAAACCTGAACCGAACTTTTGA
- a CDS encoding DUF6107 family protein: protein MQDIVPEQSMLTARIIGAVCGALVSFAYMMPRGAREAGARAVAGIVSGLVFGAPAGLALAEWMGVSAMLLPGETLLMGSAAASLGAWWVLGALTRIADRVGRGPGGKQ, encoded by the coding sequence ATGCAGGACATCGTTCCCGAACAATCGATGCTGACAGCCCGGATCATCGGCGCTGTCTGCGGCGCGCTGGTCTCGTTTGCCTACATGATGCCCAGGGGCGCGCGTGAGGCCGGAGCCCGCGCGGTTGCCGGCATTGTCTCCGGCCTGGTGTTCGGCGCGCCGGCCGGACTGGCGCTGGCCGAATGGATGGGCGTGAGCGCGATGCTGTTGCCTGGCGAGACCCTGCTGATGGGCTCGGCGGCGGCAAGCCTCGGCGCCTGGTGGGTGCTCGGTGCGTTGACCCGGATCGCCGATCGGGTCGGTCGCGGCCCCGGCGGGAAACAATAA
- a CDS encoding phage major tail protein, TP901-1 family: protein MSAQKGKDLLIKIDDGGGFVTIAGLRARRLAFNAESVDITDAESAGRWRELLGGAGVQRASLSGGGLFKDQASDALTRAVFFASEIRDWQVAIPDFGTVSGPFQITALEYAGRHDGEMTFEIALESAGALSFAAA from the coding sequence ATGAGTGCTCAAAAGGGCAAGGACCTGCTCATCAAGATCGACGATGGCGGCGGGTTTGTCACCATCGCCGGCCTGCGCGCCAGACGGTTGGCGTTCAATGCCGAGAGTGTCGATATCACCGACGCCGAATCCGCCGGGCGCTGGCGCGAACTGCTGGGCGGGGCCGGGGTGCAGCGCGCCTCACTGTCGGGCGGCGGGTTGTTCAAGGATCAGGCCAGTGATGCGCTGACCAGGGCGGTGTTTTTCGCAAGCGAAATCCGTGACTGGCAAGTGGCGATACCGGACTTCGGTACCGTCAGCGGGCCGTTCCAGATCACGGCGCTTGAATATGCCGGTCGGCATGACGGTGAAATGACGTTTGAGATCGCGCTGGAATCGGCCGGTGCGCTGAGCTTTGCGGCCGCGTGA
- a CDS encoding head-tail connector protein, whose product MPLIQTDPPLAEPVTLADLKAHLRIDLSDEDALLADLIRVARAHLEAVTGVALMSQGFRLLLDDWPCGDVIQLMRTPVQTIDAILVYDGDGVAQDLPLTGMLLDGTARPARLVLKTRPSPARPINGIEIEFTAGYATASDVPPELVRAILMHAAHLYEFRGAVSPEMQPAAVPEGYRRLIAPCVRRAL is encoded by the coding sequence ATGCCCCTGATCCAGACCGATCCGCCCTTAGCGGAGCCGGTGACGCTTGCCGATTTGAAGGCGCATCTGCGCATTGATTTAAGCGATGAGGACGCTTTGCTCGCCGATCTGATCCGCGTCGCCCGCGCCCATCTCGAAGCCGTCACCGGTGTTGCGCTGATGAGCCAGGGTTTTCGTCTTCTGCTTGATGACTGGCCCTGCGGTGATGTGATTCAGTTGATGAGAACCCCGGTTCAAACCATTGATGCGATTCTGGTTTATGACGGCGACGGCGTGGCGCAGGATCTGCCGCTGACCGGCATGCTGCTCGATGGCACGGCGCGCCCGGCACGGCTGGTGCTGAAGACCCGGCCAAGCCCGGCGCGGCCGATCAACGGCATCGAGATCGAGTTTACTGCGGGCTATGCCACAGCCAGCGACGTGCCGCCCGAACTGGTGCGGGCGATCCTGATGCACGCCGCCCATCTTTACGAATTTCGCGGTGCGGTGTCGCCGGAGATGCAGCCGGCGGCGGTGCCCGAAGGTTATCGCCGGTTGATCGCACCCTGCGTACGGAGGGCACTGTGA
- a CDS encoding DUF3168 domain-containing protein produces the protein MSANALQKAVLEHLAAMPAIIAITGPGRIFDRRVTRAEPPYLVFGESTVTDFSTGDEAASEHRFDIEAWTKHNGRKQAAELADAVRAALHEADLALESAVLINLRHERTVSRRAPRSDLHVARIRFRAVTEP, from the coding sequence ATGAGCGCCAATGCGCTGCAGAAGGCGGTGCTGGAACATCTCGCCGCCATGCCGGCGATTATTGCCATCACCGGTCCTGGGCGGATTTTTGATCGCCGGGTCACCCGCGCCGAACCGCCCTATCTGGTGTTTGGCGAGTCCACTGTGACGGATTTTTCAACCGGGGACGAGGCCGCCAGCGAGCATCGTTTCGACATCGAAGCCTGGACCAAGCACAACGGCCGCAAGCAGGCCGCCGAATTGGCCGACGCCGTCCGCGCGGCCCTTCACGAGGCCGATCTGGCGCTTGAAAGCGCGGTGCTGATCAATTTGCGTCACGAACGCACAGTCAGTCGCCGCGCGCCGCGCAGCGACCTGCATGTGGCCCGGATCCGGTTCCGGGCGGTGACCGAACCCTGA
- a CDS encoding NlpC/P60 family protein, with protein sequence MSEDAQARRVVAAARGWIGTPYRHQASRKGVGCDCLGLVRGVYAEITGMATEQPGAYAPDWAERSGAERLLEAANRHCGDPLPLLAAWPGDILVFRWRDGVAAKHAGILSGPDHFIHSYEPAGVIESALVGSWRRRVAGVFRIPRKG encoded by the coding sequence ATGAGCGAGGATGCTCAAGCCCGGCGGGTGGTGGCCGCGGCGCGCGGCTGGATCGGTACGCCCTACCGTCATCAGGCATCGCGCAAGGGCGTGGGCTGCGATTGCCTGGGCCTGGTGCGCGGCGTCTATGCCGAGATCACCGGCATGGCCACGGAGCAGCCCGGTGCCTACGCGCCTGACTGGGCCGAGCGCAGCGGCGCCGAGCGGTTGCTTGAGGCCGCCAACCGCCATTGCGGCGACCCGCTGCCGCTCTTGGCGGCATGGCCGGGCGACATTTTGGTGTTTCGCTGGCGCGACGGCGTGGCTGCCAAGCATGCCGGCATTCTCTCGGGACCTGACCATTTCATCCATTCCTACGAGCCGGCGGGCGTCATCGAAAGCGCGCTGGTTGGCTCATGGCGGCGGCGTGTCGCCGGTGTTTTCCGGATTCCCCGCAAGGGGTGA
- a CDS encoding DUF2163 domain-containing protein, whose translation MRDISARLAVHLAQTATTTCHAWRLTRTDGLVLGFTEHDHDLEFDGTVFSAATGFRASEVETGLGLEADAANVAGAFSAAQISADDLALGRYDGAQVETFLVNWQCPADYLLLSTRQLGEVRSAGPAFSVELRSLAARLDQPRGRLYGRRCDADLGDSRCTANIAAPPFTMEATIAEVIDEMTILVAGLGDRPAGWFSQGHLAFKSGLLAGLSADVSEHKLVPDGARLTLWQPLARMPTLGDQITVVAGCDKSFETCAAKFANTLNYQGFPYLPGSDFAYGYADGDTVHDGRPIVP comes from the coding sequence ATGAGAGACATTTCCGCGCGCCTTGCGGTGCATCTGGCCCAGACTGCCACCACGACCTGCCATGCCTGGCGGCTGACCCGTACTGACGGGCTGGTGCTGGGCTTTACCGAGCACGACCATGATCTCGAATTCGACGGGACAGTGTTTTCGGCCGCGACCGGGTTTCGCGCCTCAGAGGTCGAAACCGGTCTTGGGCTGGAAGCCGACGCCGCCAATGTGGCCGGCGCCTTCTCGGCTGCTCAGATCAGTGCCGACGATCTGGCGCTTGGCCGCTATGATGGCGCACAGGTGGAGACCTTTCTGGTCAATTGGCAATGCCCGGCTGACTATTTGCTGCTTTCAACCCGGCAACTGGGCGAGGTGCGCAGCGCCGGGCCTGCCTTCAGCGTCGAACTGCGCAGCCTGGCGGCAAGGCTCGACCAGCCACGCGGGCGGCTTTATGGGCGGCGCTGCGATGCCGATCTGGGCGACAGCCGCTGCACCGCCAACATTGCCGCGCCGCCGTTTACGATGGAAGCGACGATCGCCGAGGTGATCGACGAAATGACGATACTCGTGGCCGGGCTTGGCGATCGGCCCGCCGGCTGGTTCAGCCAGGGCCATCTCGCCTTCAAGTCTGGATTGCTTGCGGGGCTTTCCGCCGACGTCTCCGAGCACAAATTGGTGCCGGACGGGGCACGGCTCACCCTGTGGCAGCCGTTGGCGCGGATGCCAACGCTGGGCGATCAGATCACGGTCGTTGCCGGTTGTGACAAGTCGTTTGAAACCTGTGCAGCAAAATTTGCCAACACGCTCAATTATCAGGGTTTTCCCTACCTGCCCGGCAGCGATTTTGCCTATGGCTATGCCGATGGCGACACCGTCCATGACGGACGGCCGATTGTGCCATGA
- a CDS encoding rcc01693 family protein: MVKTDRTFFPWASVIRFGLGRLRLSPETFWRLSLPELVALIGSEAGPGPATRQSLNALMAQFPDDRSTKEPGHDG, encoded by the coding sequence GTGGTGAAGACGGATCGGACGTTTTTCCCCTGGGCGTCTGTGATCCGCTTTGGCCTCGGCCGCCTGCGGCTTTCCCCGGAGACGTTCTGGCGGCTGAGCCTGCCGGAATTGGTAGCGCTGATCGGTTCGGAGGCGGGGCCTGGGCCCGCCACCCGGCAAAGCCTCAATGCGCTGATGGCGCAGTTTCCTGATGACAGAAGCACAAAGGAGCCAGGCCATGATGGATGA
- a CDS encoding phage head closure protein — MRLTFVDPGELKTRLRLETPAEAPDGQGGVTEGWNEVAELWGRVEPLRAKPGEEAGALTAPISHRVTVRYRADIRHAMRFVSGNRQLLIRALRDPDERRRYLVCECEEAAP; from the coding sequence ATGCGGCTCACATTTGTTGACCCGGGGGAACTGAAGACGCGGCTGCGGCTGGAAACACCCGCCGAGGCGCCCGATGGCCAGGGCGGTGTCACCGAGGGCTGGAACGAAGTGGCAGAGCTGTGGGGGCGGGTGGAACCGTTGCGCGCCAAGCCGGGGGAAGAGGCAGGTGCATTGACGGCGCCGATCAGCCACCGCGTGACCGTGCGGTATCGCGCCGATATCCGCCACGCCATGCGCTTTGTCTCTGGCAATCGGCAGCTGTTGATCCGGGCGCTGCGCGATCCGGACGAGCGCCGGCGCTACCTGGTCTGCGAATGTGAGGAGGCTGCACCATGA
- a CDS encoding Dabb family protein, whose amino-acid sequence MIRHIVFFSVRNPKDRDRVEKGLNLLARTPHARTFEVGRNIGHDAISEPVDFVVYAEFDDEAALSAYKADPLYQHAIEVVRPLRELRIAADFVSGEGAARN is encoded by the coding sequence ATGATCCGCCATATCGTGTTTTTCAGTGTGAGGAACCCCAAGGATCGCGACCGCGTCGAAAAGGGTCTGAACTTGCTGGCGCGAACACCGCATGCTCGGACTTTCGAGGTTGGCCGCAATATCGGCCACGATGCGATTTCCGAGCCGGTGGATTTCGTTGTCTATGCCGAGTTTGACGATGAGGCAGCACTTTCAGCCTACAAGGCTGATCCGCTTTACCAGCACGCGATCGAGGTTGTCAGGCCACTGAGGGAATTGCGCATTGCCGCCGATTTCGTGAGCGGCGAGGGCGCCGCCCGGAACTGA
- a CDS encoding phage portal protein, whose amino-acid sequence MAFGLRLPWTRRQQPAPSSVKSWASGAMAALSGEAGARWSGRSYAAIAREGFMRNPVAHRATRMIAEAAASVPWLVFDGGREQERHPVLDLLNRPYRNGAGDGFFETLYGHLVLSGNAWINPVGTADRIAGLQLLRPDRMRVIAGPDGWPVAYEHQAGGRRQRFPATPEEGPGLLHLKLFHPLDDHLGFAPLEAAMMALDLHNAAMGWNKALLDNSARPSGALVYQPRDGGNLTDEQYQRLKAELENGYQGTRRAGRPMLLEGGLDWKAMGLTPRDMDFIEARNGAARDIALALGVPPMLLGIPGDLTYANYQEANRAFCRLTVLPLVARTAQALTTWLQPIHGSGLKVDYDADRLPGLSAERDALWQRVGNADFLTDEEKREAVGYQRVAG is encoded by the coding sequence ATGGCATTCGGACTGAGGCTTCCCTGGACGCGGCGACAGCAACCGGCGCCGTCATCGGTGAAAAGCTGGGCCAGCGGGGCGATGGCGGCCCTTTCGGGTGAGGCCGGTGCGCGCTGGAGCGGTCGCAGCTACGCGGCGATTGCGCGCGAAGGCTTCATGCGCAACCCGGTCGCCCACCGCGCCACACGGATGATCGCCGAAGCCGCCGCCTCAGTGCCCTGGCTGGTATTTGACGGTGGCCGCGAACAGGAGCGACACCCGGTGCTGGACCTGCTTAATCGTCCCTACCGGAACGGCGCCGGCGATGGCTTTTTCGAAACGCTCTACGGTCACCTGGTTCTCTCCGGCAATGCCTGGATCAACCCGGTGGGTACGGCTGACCGGATTGCCGGGCTGCAATTGCTCAGGCCCGACCGGATGCGGGTGATCGCCGGGCCAGACGGATGGCCGGTGGCCTATGAGCATCAGGCGGGCGGCCGGCGCCAGCGCTTTCCGGCAACGCCGGAAGAGGGACCGGGGCTGCTCCATCTCAAGCTGTTTCATCCGCTTGATGATCATCTGGGATTCGCGCCGCTAGAGGCGGCGATGATGGCGCTCGATCTGCACAATGCGGCAATGGGCTGGAACAAGGCGCTATTGGATAATTCAGCCCGGCCCTCGGGCGCGCTGGTCTACCAGCCCCGCGATGGCGGCAATTTGACCGACGAGCAGTACCAGCGGTTAAAGGCTGAACTCGAGAATGGTTATCAGGGCACCCGTCGCGCCGGACGGCCAATGCTGCTTGAGGGCGGGCTCGACTGGAAGGCGATGGGGCTGACGCCGCGCGACATGGATTTCATCGAGGCCCGCAATGGCGCGGCGCGTGATATCGCGCTGGCGCTGGGTGTTCCGCCGATGCTGTTGGGTATTCCCGGGGATCTCACCTACGCCAATTACCAGGAGGCCAACCGGGCTTTCTGCCGCCTTACGGTGCTGCCGCTGGTGGCGCGCACGGCGCAAGCCCTCACCACCTGGCTGCAGCCAATTCATGGTTCGGGGCTGAAGGTTGATTACGACGCCGACCGCCTGCCGGGGCTTTCCGCCGAGCGCGACGCGCTGTGGCAACGAGTTGGCAACGCCGATTTCCTGACTGACGAGGAAAAGCGGGAAGCCGTTGGATATCAACGTGTTGCAGGCTGA
- a CDS encoding gene transfer agent family protein → MVRIHPNRRRGEIAACFDGESRLLCLTLGALAELESAFGVANLAELAERFESGRLSAADILRIVGAGLRGAGNRFSDADVAEMSAEGGAAGFARIATELLWTTFGGDEMEPPDLARADTQKTDNSHRESAKNPSVPQAETRW, encoded by the coding sequence ATGGTGCGTATTCATCCCAACCGTCGCCGCGGCGAGATTGCCGCGTGCTTTGACGGTGAGAGCCGGCTCCTGTGCCTGACGCTGGGCGCGCTGGCCGAACTTGAAAGCGCCTTTGGCGTCGCCAATCTGGCGGAACTGGCCGAACGGTTTGAAAGCGGCCGGCTGTCGGCTGCCGATATTCTGCGTATCGTTGGCGCCGGCCTGCGTGGCGCCGGCAACCGCTTCAGCGACGCGGACGTAGCCGAAATGTCGGCCGAGGGCGGTGCGGCCGGGTTTGCCCGTATCGCCACCGAATTGCTGTGGACGACCTTTGGCGGGGACGAGATGGAGCCGCCCGACCTGGCCCGAGCAGACACACAAAAAACCGACAATTCCCATCGGGAGAGTGCGAAAAACCCTTCCGTGCCGCAGGCGGAGACGCGGTGGTGA
- a CDS encoding DUF2460 domain-containing protein has translation MSDGFHEVRLPLRLSLGASGGPGRRTEIVALSNGGETRNARWADARRRYDVGTGLRGLDDLYELTAFFEARRGQLYGFRFRDPVDHTSAAYGQAVSAIDQVIGSGDGTTTLFELIKTYKDAGGATARRIEKPVEGSVVVTIDGTPLNPGAFTVDPTTGQVSIMPEFTPAPGAEVTAGYEFDIPVRFDTDRIEISLAAFKAGSVPSVPLVEIRP, from the coding sequence ATGAGTGATGGATTTCACGAAGTCCGCCTGCCGTTGCGGCTTTCGCTGGGTGCCAGCGGCGGACCCGGGCGGCGCACCGAGATCGTGGCGCTATCGAATGGTGGTGAAACCCGTAATGCCCGCTGGGCCGATGCGCGAAGGCGCTACGATGTCGGTACCGGGCTTCGCGGACTGGATGATCTTTATGAGCTGACCGCATTTTTCGAAGCGCGGCGTGGCCAGCTTTACGGCTTTCGTTTCCGCGATCCCGTCGATCATACGTCGGCAGCCTACGGGCAGGCGGTGAGCGCCATCGACCAGGTGATCGGCAGTGGCGACGGAACCACCACGCTGTTTGAGCTGATCAAGACCTATAAAGATGCTGGTGGCGCTACCGCGCGGCGGATCGAAAAACCGGTCGAGGGCAGCGTTGTGGTGACAATCGACGGGACGCCCCTGAACCCGGGCGCGTTCACTGTGGACCCGACGACGGGGCAGGTGTCGATCATGCCGGAGTTCACGCCAGCGCCGGGTGCAGAGGTGACCGCCGGCTATGAATTCGACATTCCGGTGCGTTTTGACACCGACAGGATCGAGATCAGCCTGGCTGCGTTCAAGGCTGGGTCGGTGCCCTCGGTTCCGCTGGTGGAGATCAGGCCATGA